Genomic window (Mesorhizobium sp. M4B.F.Ca.ET.058.02.1.1):
GGAATGTGTCGCGTCGCGGGAGACAGTTGCGGATGCCTTTTGGCTTGTCAGCCCGGGGCCAACCGATCATGGCCGCCGAGTGTCGCAGAACTGCGACAGGTCAGGTCCAGGAAATCAGTGCGCGCGGTGGATGCCGAAACGGGCGAGCTTGCGGTGCAGCGTGGCGCGCGAAATGCCGAGGCTCTGGGCCGCAGCGGAAACATTGCCGCCGGCGCGCGCCATCGCGCGCTGCACCACTCCGCGCTCGGCATCGTCCAGATCTTCCCCGGCCCTCACAGAGTCGCCGAGGATATCGGCCGCGAGCAGCCCCTTGGCCAAGGCTTCGCGAGTTATGCCGAGCGCGCAACGGGCCGAGCGCGTCGCGCCGATCACCAGATCGTCGGCATCGATGGCGATGAGCGCCCCGGTGTTGCGCTCGCCGACCGGGGCAAGCAGGATGCGGGCGTTGGAATAGACCATGCGGAAATTCTCGGCCTCGATGCGGCGGGCGGCGTCACCCACCGCAACAGCGATCAGCTGGACAAAGCCTTCCGTCAGATCCGACCGGCACGATGACACGTCGAGCGCCGCCGCTAGATTGCCTTCGTGGTCGTAGACCGGCGCCGTCGTGCAACTGAGCAAAGTGTTGCGCGAGAAAAAGTGCTGATCGCGATGGATGGTCAGCGCCCGCTGGTCGGCGATGCAGGTGCCGATCCCATTGGTGCCTTCACTGTCCTCGCTCCAGACCGTGCCGGTCCAAAGCCCCCATTCGTCGAATGTCTCGTCGTCGGCGACGGCGCCCCTGCGTTCGACGGGGATGCCGTCGCGGTCCGCCAGCATCACGCAGCAGCCAACGCCCCCTACGGCGAGATAGAGGCGATTGAGACTTGCCTCGGCGGCGCGGACCAATGGCTCCATGCGCTGCCGGGCCCCTCTCAACTCGCCTTCGGTCAATCGCCTGGGGGCCTTGCGCTCGGCTGGATCGAGACCGTGCAGTTGGAGAGAACGTCGCCATGAGGCGACCAGTGCCGAATGGGCCGCGCCGCTTCTGGCGATCGAGGCCTGGACAAGATCTGCATGCACGACTGATTGCCGACCGATCAACCTGACCCTCCCGTAAGCGGGACCTCCTCCCGCTCAGTCGTCACGTTGGCTAGAAAATATTCGACACCCAAGGCAGTTCAGCTTTCGATATAGAACGCTGACCCCGACACGTATTGATTTTGCGCAATTCGGGACGGAAAATCGCTACGCAATCGTTCCAGAATTGCTCTGGCGTTCTAAAGGTGGCTGCCGGCCGGCGCCATTGGACGTTGGTTCAAGGCGGATTGGCGAGGTCCTGTCGAAGCTCAGTTCGCCCCGGCCTTCTTCGGCTTGCTGGAGCCGATCATCTTCCAGTTCTTGTAGAACAGGGAATTGATGCGTTCGACGCTGACCGAAACGATGGCGAGCAGGCCGGCGATGAGGCCGGGGAACGGGGATGGACGGATGATGTCCATGAAGACGCAGTAGCGGCGCCCGTCATACTCGTTGACCGAACGGTGCAGCAGCGTGTCGTCGAAAATGTAGAGCGGATTGTCATGCCAGTAGTTCCTGGCGTCGTTGCACTCGACGAAAATCTCGGCCTTCACCGGCAGCAGGTTGTAGAGAATGCGCAGGCTGAGCCGAAGCGGGCCGAAATGCCAGGACGTCGACTCCTTGCCCCTGAAGACCGACACGGCGATGGTCTTGATGTATTTGAAATCCTTGTTGAATTCCGGCACGTTGTCGATCTTGTGCTTGCCGTACCATTGATAGACATACATGCCGCGCCGGCCGGTGCCGAAATTGGCGTCGATATCGGCGATGATATCGTCCTTGCGCGCCTTAAAGACGTCGAGAACCTCGTTGACCTCGCGCTGGTAGTCGGCGGGAAACTGCTCCAGCTTCCAGACACCCGGGTTCCTGAAGCAAAGCAGGTCGACCAGCAGGTTGAAGGGCGACAGCAGCCAGGTGAAGAGGCCGTTGCCGAGAAAATAGCCGCGGAACAGCGACAGGTCCTTGTTCTTGTTGCGCAGCACGTCGATCAGGCCGCAAACGATCCAGATCGTTGTCAGGATCGGGATGAAATAGAAGCCGAGCGCGAGAAGCGGAATCGCAATCGCTGCCTGACGGATGGTCTTTCGAGCTTGCCTTGTCATTTTATTCCGCGCGGGGAGCGCGATCCCGTTCGCTTGAGTGCGCCAAAGTCACGGCAGCAACCCCCGCAGCCGTGCGCCTTGATAGGATTTTTTGCTTCGCCACACAACGGCAATCATGGCGGTGCCGGCGGGGCGCCGGTGCCGCTCATGCCCGTCAGATCGCCTTGTCCACGCCACGGGCAGGCCGAGATCGTCCCATTTCTCTTTCATCGCTGACCAGGAACTCGAAGCCGATGACGCTGTCACCGTCCCCGGCCGGCCCGCATCTGAATTTCAGCCCGTGCCAGCTGCCGCGGCTGCGGAAGGCGGCACCTTCGGCGGCGACCGAGCCCCACACTCACTCTTGACCGCAGCAGATTGCATGAAAAAAGCCCCGTTTCCGGGGCTTTTTTATCGTCAGGGCTATCAGCCCTTGCGCGGCAACTGCGGCACCAGGCTACGCTTGCCGCCATCCTTGCCTTTCGGCTCCGGCTTCTGCGCCACCGCCTTCTTGGCCACCGGCTTCTTCGCAACCGTCTTGCGGGGCTTCGGCGCTTCCTCCGGCTCTTCCTTCTTCGGCTTCACCGGAGCCTCGTCAGCCAGCGACTCGAGTTTCAGGCCGGTCTCGCCGGTTTCCTTCTTCTCGACGGTGACGCGCACCGTGCCGCCCTTCTTGAGCTTGCCGAACAGCACCTCGTCGGCCAGCGGCTTCTTGATGTGCTCCTGGATGACGCGGCCAAGCGGCCGCGCGCCCATGCGCTCGTCATAGCCCTTGTCGGCCAGCCAGGCGACCGCATCCGGCGACAGGTCGAAGGTGACGCCACGCTCGGAGAGCTGAGCCTCGAGCTGCATGACGAACTTCTGCACAACCTGGTGGATGACAGGCACCGGCAGCGAGCCGAACGGGATGATCGCATCGAGACGGTTGCGGAACTCCGGCGTAAACAGCCGGTTGATCGCCTCGACATCGTCGCCTTCGCGCTTGGTCGAACCGAAACCGATCGCCGCCCGCTGCGCATCTGACGCACCCGCATTGGTGGTCATGATCAGGATGACATTGCGGAAGTCGATCTGCTTGCCGTTGTGGTCGGTCAGCTTGCCATGGTCCATCACCTGCAGCAGGATGTTGAACAGGTCGGGATGCGCCTTCTCAACCTCATCGAGCAAGAGCACGCAGTGCGGATGCTGGTCGACACCGTCGGTGAGCAATCCGCCCTGGTCGAAGCCGACATAGCCGGGAGGCGCGCCGATCAGCCGCGATACGGTATGACGTTCCATGTATTCCGACATGTCGAAGCGGATCAGTTCGACGCCGAGCGAGGCGGCGAGCTGCTTGGCGACTTCCGTCTTGCCGACGCCGGTCGGGCCCGAGAACAGATAGGAGCCGATCGGCTTTTCGGGTTCACGCAGGCCGGCGCGCGCCAGCTTGATCGCCGACGTCAGCGCGGTGATGGCGGTGTCCTGGCCGTAGACGACGCGCTTCAGCTCGATGTCGAGACCCTGCAGCACCTTCTCGTCGTCGGCCGAAACCGTCTTCGGCGGGATGCGCGCCATGGTGGCGATCGTGGCTTCGATTTCCTTGATGCCGATGGTCTTCTTGCGCTTGGCTTCGGGCACCAGCATCTGCGAGGCGCCGGTCTCGTCGATCACGTCGATCGCCTTGTCCGGCAGCTTGCGGTCGTTGATGTAGCGGGCCGAAAGTTCGACCGAGGCCTTGATCGCCTCGCTGGTGTAGCGGACCTTGTGGAACTCCTCGAAATAGGGCTTCAGGCCCTTCATGATCTCGATGGCGTCCTCGATGGTCGGCTCGTTGACGTCGATCTTCTGGAAGCGCCGCACCAAGGCGCGGTCCTTCTCGAAGAACTGGCGGAACTCCTTGTAGGTGGTCGAGCCGATGCAGCGGATGGCGCCCGACGACAGCGCCGGCTTCAGCAGGTTCGACGCGTCCATGGCGCCGCCTGACGTGGCCCCTGCCCCGATCACGGTATGGATCTCGTCGATAAACAGCACCGCGCCGGGATAGTCCTCGAGTTCCTTGACGACCTGCTTCAGCCGCTCCTCGAAGTCGCCGCGATAGCGCGTGCCGGCGAGCAGCGTGCCCATGTCGAGCGCGAAGATAGTGGCGTTGTGCAGCACCTCTGGCACGTCGCCCTCGACGATGCGCTTGGCCAGACCCTCGGCGATCGCCGTCTTGCCGACGCCGGGATCGCCGACATAGAGCGGGTTGTTCTTGGAGCGGCGGCACAGCACCTGGATCGTGCGGTTGATCTCCGACTCGCGGCCGATCAGCGGATCGATCTTGCCGGCCTTGGCCTTGTTGTTGAGGTTGATGCAATAAGCAGTCAGGGCGTCCTGCTGCTGCTTCTTCTTGCCGTTCTCCTCCTGCGGCTCGGCGCCGTTCTGGCCGCCCTGCTCGTCATCGGCGCCGCGCGGGGTGCGGTTCTCCGAGGCGCCGGGGCGCTTGGCGATGCCATGCGAAATGTAGTTGACCGCGTCGTAGCGGGTCATCTGCTGTTCCTGCAGGAAATAGGCGGCGTGGCTCTCACGCTCGGCGAAGATCGCGACGAGCACGTTGGCGCCGGAGACCTCCTCGCGGCCGGACGACTGTACATGGATGACGGCGCGCTGGATAACGCGCTGGAAACCGGCGGTGGGCTTGGAATCCTCGTCATAGCCGGTAACGAGGTTGTCGAGCTCGGTGTCGATATAGGTGAGAACCGTGTGCTTCAATTCGTCGAGGTCGACGTTGCAAGCGCGCATGACGGCGGCTGCCTCGGTGTCGTCGATCAGGGCGAGCAGCAGGTGTTCAAGGGTTGCATATTCATGATGCCGCTCATTGGCGAG
Coding sequences:
- the clpA gene encoding ATP-dependent Clp protease ATP-binding subunit ClpA, whose amino-acid sequence is MPAFSQGLEKALHQALTLANERHHEYATLEHLLLALIDDTEAAAVMRACNVDLDELKHTVLTYIDTELDNLVTGYDEDSKPTAGFQRVIQRAVIHVQSSGREEVSGANVLVAIFAERESHAAYFLQEQQMTRYDAVNYISHGIAKRPGASENRTPRGADDEQGGQNGAEPQEENGKKKQQQDALTAYCINLNNKAKAGKIDPLIGRESEINRTIQVLCRRSKNNPLYVGDPGVGKTAIAEGLAKRIVEGDVPEVLHNATIFALDMGTLLAGTRYRGDFEERLKQVVKELEDYPGAVLFIDEIHTVIGAGATSGGAMDASNLLKPALSSGAIRCIGSTTYKEFRQFFEKDRALVRRFQKIDVNEPTIEDAIEIMKGLKPYFEEFHKVRYTSEAIKASVELSARYINDRKLPDKAIDVIDETGASQMLVPEAKRKKTIGIKEIEATIATMARIPPKTVSADDEKVLQGLDIELKRVVYGQDTAITALTSAIKLARAGLREPEKPIGSYLFSGPTGVGKTEVAKQLAASLGVELIRFDMSEYMERHTVSRLIGAPPGYVGFDQGGLLTDGVDQHPHCVLLLDEVEKAHPDLFNILLQVMDHGKLTDHNGKQIDFRNVILIMTTNAGASDAQRAAIGFGSTKREGDDVEAINRLFTPEFRNRLDAIIPFGSLPVPVIHQVVQKFVMQLEAQLSERGVTFDLSPDAVAWLADKGYDERMGARPLGRVIQEHIKKPLADEVLFGKLKKGGTVRVTVEKKETGETGLKLESLADEAPVKPKKEEPEEAPKPRKTVAKKPVAKKAVAQKPEPKGKDGGKRSLVPQLPRKG
- a CDS encoding aspartyl/asparaginyl beta-hydroxylase domain-containing protein, with protein sequence MTRQARKTIRQAAIAIPLLALGFYFIPILTTIWIVCGLIDVLRNKNKDLSLFRGYFLGNGLFTWLLSPFNLLVDLLCFRNPGVWKLEQFPADYQREVNEVLDVFKARKDDIIADIDANFGTGRRGMYVYQWYGKHKIDNVPEFNKDFKYIKTIAVSVFRGKESTSWHFGPLRLSLRILYNLLPVKAEIFVECNDARNYWHDNPLYIFDDTLLHRSVNEYDGRRYCVFMDIIRPSPFPGLIAGLLAIVSVSVERINSLFYKNWKMIGSSKPKKAGAN
- a CDS encoding helix-turn-helix domain-containing protein, which encodes MHADLVQASIARSGAAHSALVASWRRSLQLHGLDPAERKAPRRLTEGELRGARQRMEPLVRAAEASLNRLYLAVGGVGCCVMLADRDGIPVERRGAVADDETFDEWGLWTGTVWSEDSEGTNGIGTCIADQRALTIHRDQHFFSRNTLLSCTTAPVYDHEGNLAAALDVSSCRSDLTEGFVQLIAVAVGDAARRIEAENFRMVYSNARILLAPVGERNTGALIAIDADDLVIGATRSARCALGITREALAKGLLAADILGDSVRAGEDLDDAERGVVQRAMARAGGNVSAAAQSLGISRATLHRKLARFGIHRAH
- a CDS encoding DUF930 domain-containing protein; amino-acid sequence: MWGSVAAEGAAFRSRGSWHGLKFRCGPAGDGDSVIGFEFLVSDEREMGRSRPARGVDKAI